A genome region from Methanococcoides burtonii DSM 6242 includes the following:
- a CDS encoding decarboxylase, which produces MNSNIPAPRFTLSKKIILEQYHKVKDVADIVAFSSKTNPKVSPLIEAETDGLLSVHMPNELKHTEDMSRVLFLAQAWTPEMIRELYEKGIRSFAVDNEFDLDTLLSTVDDTDWKITLLLRLKLKEHSIRTERYFVFGMSSDTINKRIAQLKGNKNIEKLGVHFHRKTQNVNEWKIQPEIEDALTEGTLEAIDILNIGGGLPSEYANTNVDVINGIFRRISELREWLHEKEIKLMIEPGRFISAPAGKLVSHITGVYDNNIIVNASVYNSDMDAILVPVKLRIEGEVGNDSGEPYVVKGCTPCSMDLFRYRVYLKDEPKIGDELVFINAGAYNFWSNFCDLEEIVTEIVE; this is translated from the coding sequence ATGAACAGCAACATACCTGCCCCCAGATTCACCCTTTCAAAAAAGATAATCCTTGAGCAATACCACAAGGTCAAGGACGTAGCGGATATTGTAGCATTCAGCTCAAAGACGAACCCGAAGGTCAGCCCGTTGATCGAAGCTGAGACCGATGGGCTTCTGAGTGTCCACATGCCAAACGAGCTGAAGCACACAGAGGACATGTCAAGGGTATTGTTCCTGGCACAGGCATGGACACCTGAGATGATAAGGGAGCTTTACGAGAAAGGCATCCGTTCCTTTGCAGTTGATAACGAGTTCGATCTCGATACATTGCTTTCTACAGTCGATGATACCGACTGGAAGATCACATTATTGTTACGCCTCAAGCTTAAGGAACACTCCATACGCACTGAACGTTACTTCGTTTTCGGAATGAGCTCGGACACCATCAACAAAAGGATAGCTCAGCTTAAAGGTAACAAGAACATCGAAAAGCTTGGGGTTCACTTCCACAGGAAAACACAGAACGTGAACGAATGGAAGATCCAGCCTGAGATAGAGGACGCACTCACTGAAGGAACACTGGAAGCCATCGACATACTGAACATCGGAGGAGGGCTGCCTTCAGAATATGCCAACACCAATGTTGATGTCATAAACGGAATATTCAGACGCATATCCGAACTTCGGGAATGGCTTCATGAAAAGGAAATCAAGCTCATGATAGAACCAGGCAGGTTCATATCCGCACCTGCAGGGAAACTTGTGAGCCACATAACAGGAGTATATGATAACAACATCATAGTGAACGCATCTGTATATAACAGCGACATGGATGCGATCCTGGTTCCCGTGAAACTTCGAATTGAAGGTGAGGTCGGCAACGATAGTGGAGAACCCTATGTTGTGAAAGGGTGCACACCATGTTCCATGGACCTGTTCAGGTATCGTGTTTACTTAAAGGATGAACCAAAGATCGGGGACGAGCTGGTGTTCATCAATGCAGGAGCCTACAATTTCTGGTCGAACTTCTGTGATCTTGAAGAGATCGTAACAGAAATAGTGGAGTGA
- a CDS encoding deoxyhypusine synthase family protein, whose translation MVKVKDLKWKQNMTVSELVDSYEFIGFQSVELQRASDVIVKMKKDSAKVFLTFTSNMVTSGLRGFFAQLIDLGVADVIVTTVGGLEEDIMKATGEDFQIGSFHTDDVELHEQGINRVGNLLIKTESYMNFESLVDKILKELYEKQNRWAVSDMLREIGLMLDDESSILYQAAKNNVPIFCPAITDGAFGFHLYLFQQEHPDFIVDVVKDFGNILFASSHDDRKGVIALGGSISKHHAILSTLLNGGAEYAVYMTTAHRTSGSMSGANTNEAKSWGKVKDESDVATVIGDVSITFPLAMIRALDELAADGLLKGLQENRTTGVVK comes from the coding sequence ATGGTAAAAGTAAAGGACCTTAAATGGAAGCAAAACATGACAGTATCAGAGCTTGTCGATTCCTATGAGTTCATAGGATTCCAGAGTGTAGAGCTTCAGCGGGCATCCGATGTGATCGTGAAGATGAAAAAGGATTCAGCAAAGGTCTTCCTTACATTTACCTCGAACATGGTTACCTCAGGGCTTCGCGGATTCTTTGCACAACTCATAGACCTTGGCGTTGCCGATGTCATCGTCACTACCGTAGGCGGTCTTGAAGAAGATATAATGAAAGCCACAGGAGAGGATTTCCAGATAGGCTCTTTCCATACAGATGATGTTGAACTTCATGAACAGGGAATCAACCGTGTCGGGAACCTGCTCATCAAAACAGAGAGTTACATGAACTTCGAGAGCCTCGTCGATAAGATCCTCAAAGAGCTTTACGAAAAGCAAAACCGCTGGGCAGTTTCGGATATGCTCAGGGAGATAGGACTTATGCTCGATGATGAGAGCTCCATACTCTATCAGGCTGCGAAGAACAACGTACCTATATTCTGTCCTGCCATAACCGATGGAGCGTTCGGATTCCACCTCTATCTGTTCCAGCAGGAACACCCGGATTTTATCGTGGATGTAGTGAAGGACTTCGGGAACATCCTTTTTGCCAGCAGTCATGATGACCGCAAGGGGGTCATAGCCCTTGGTGGGTCCATCTCAAAGCATCATGCCATCTTGAGCACCCTCCTGAACGGAGGTGCTGAATATGCAGTATATATGACAACTGCTCACCGCACCTCAGGAAGCATGTCAGGGGCTAACACCAATGAAGCAAAGTCATGGGGAAAAGTCAAGGACGAAAGTGATGTTGCTACGGTCATAGGAGATGTGAGCATAACCTTCCCTCTGGCAATGATAAGGGCACTTGATGAACTGGCAGCCGATGGTCTGCTTAAAGGGCTGCAGGAGAACAGGACCACCGGAGTGGTAAAATGA
- a CDS encoding SIMPL domain-containing protein → MSQENSNSKLFYVVLALSIALVLMAAAMFAGSGTSVQPGSENTIQMSGSAEEKVVPDTASISIGVVIDADTSKEASVENAAIMATVLQELKDLGLEDKDIRTSYVSVYPIYNYDGVRTIEGYSASNSVEIITTNLELLSDIVDKSAAAGANQIGGVSFSVSDEMQKELREELIDEAVADASSKAELLADSLGVRIVGVQASSISDGFSSRVFFDVAEEAMDMGGSSTPIMSGESTVSMSVHVTYLIK, encoded by the coding sequence ATGTCTCAAGAAAATTCAAATAGCAAATTGTTCTACGTTGTACTTGCCCTGTCAATAGCTCTCGTCCTAATGGCAGCAGCTATGTTTGCAGGTTCAGGTACGTCTGTACAACCCGGATCAGAAAATACAATCCAGATGAGTGGAAGTGCTGAGGAAAAAGTCGTTCCTGACACTGCATCAATTAGCATAGGTGTAGTAATCGATGCGGACACTTCAAAAGAAGCATCCGTGGAAAATGCAGCTATAATGGCAACTGTTTTGCAGGAACTCAAGGATCTCGGTCTGGAGGATAAAGATATCAGAACGTCCTATGTTTCTGTTTACCCAATCTACAATTACGATGGTGTACGCACAATAGAGGGCTACTCAGCTTCCAACAGTGTAGAGATTATAACTACTAATCTCGAACTCCTTAGTGATATTGTTGATAAATCTGCAGCGGCCGGGGCCAACCAGATAGGCGGTGTATCCTTTTCAGTTTCTGATGAAATGCAAAAAGAGCTTCGTGAAGAATTAATCGATGAAGCAGTAGCAGATGCATCCTCAAAAGCTGAACTGCTCGCTGACAGCCTTGGTGTCAGAATAGTTGGTGTACAGGCATCATCAATAAGTGATGGTTTCAGCTCCCGGGTTTTCTTCGATGTAGCGGAAGAAGCAATGGATATGGGAGGCAGCTCCACTCCAATCATGTCTGGTGAATCAACCGTTTCAATGTCAGTGCATGTAACGTATCTTATTAAGTAA
- a CDS encoding pyruvoyl-dependent arginine decarboxylase produces the protein MIPKKAFVVKGTGVHKDKLASFELALRDAGIEKFNLVTVSSILPPNCSIVSRKEGLEELAPGQIVYCVMAKNQTNEPERMIAAAIGNAVPVDSNDYGYISEHHSFGEDERTAGIYAEDLAATMLATTLGIEFDADSAWGERERVYKASGHIFDTVHYCRCVKGDENGLWTTVVVSMVFVL, from the coding sequence ATGATCCCGAAAAAAGCATTCGTGGTAAAAGGCACAGGCGTGCACAAGGATAAACTGGCATCTTTCGAGCTTGCGTTAAGGGATGCGGGTATCGAAAAATTCAACCTTGTGACCGTTTCAAGCATACTACCTCCGAACTGTTCTATTGTTTCAAGGAAAGAGGGCCTTGAAGAACTTGCTCCCGGGCAGATAGTATATTGTGTCATGGCAAAGAACCAGACCAATGAGCCGGAACGGATGATCGCAGCAGCTATTGGGAATGCAGTGCCTGTTGATAGTAATGATTATGGCTATATCTCCGAACATCATTCTTTTGGGGAGGATGAACGGACTGCGGGGATCTATGCGGAAGACCTTGCAGCTACAATGCTCGCTACCACGCTTGGCATCGAGTTCGATGCTGATTCTGCGTGGGGGGAAAGGGAACGGGTGTATAAGGCGAGTGGTCATATATTCGATACTGTTCACTATTGCCGCTGTGTAAAAGGGGATGAAAACGGGCTGTGGACAACGGTCGTTGTTTCTATGGTATTCGTTCTTTGA
- a CDS encoding metal-dependent transcriptional regulator, translating into MTGDRIEEYLETIDSLVKSRGTPVKNKDIAEELGFSQASVSEMVQKLADEGLVIHEPYHGVELTNRGVLQVNSIRRKHHVIETFFSDVLALEPEVAHNEACGLEHTVSDLVVESMCNYLGNNNIDCKPADGNEHCPFKESYVSLADLKEGDFGTVVMMTLSDSSKGRLSSLGMITGENIEVKRKQKQGSTSILTRGTEIALGNEIAKKIFVRLGMRKRYPRGNDRI; encoded by the coding sequence ATGACTGGCGACCGTATAGAAGAATATCTTGAAACGATAGACTCCCTTGTCAAGAGCCGTGGGACTCCTGTCAAGAACAAGGATATTGCTGAAGAGCTTGGCTTTTCTCAAGCTTCAGTTTCTGAAATGGTGCAAAAGCTGGCGGATGAAGGGCTTGTGATACACGAACCTTATCATGGTGTTGAGCTCACGAACAGAGGTGTCCTTCAGGTGAACAGTATTCGCCGTAAACACCATGTTATTGAGACGTTTTTTTCTGATGTACTGGCCCTCGAACCTGAGGTCGCACATAACGAAGCCTGCGGGCTTGAACACACGGTGTCTGATCTTGTAGTGGAAAGCATGTGCAATTACCTTGGTAACAACAATATCGATTGCAAACCCGCAGATGGGAATGAGCATTGTCCTTTCAAGGAGAGCTATGTTTCTCTGGCCGATCTTAAAGAAGGGGATTTCGGTACGGTTGTTATGATGACCTTGTCAGATTCATCAAAAGGGCGTCTTAGCTCACTTGGAATGATAACCGGTGAGAACATAGAGGTTAAACGTAAACAAAAGCAGGGTTCAACTTCGATATTGACCCGGGGTACTGAGATAGCTCTTGGGAATGAGATCGCTAAGAAGATATTTGTACGTTTGGGTATGAGGAAGAGGTATCCACGTGGAAACGACAGAATTTAA
- the feoB gene encoding ferrous iron transport protein B, which produces METTEFNDGPVANVRKTRPPDFDMTIAFVGNPSVGKSAFFSRLTGVGVVVANYPGTTVELTHGSVNVGSKKLDVVDLPGIYSLGASTEDEKVSKRYLLREYPDAIINVVDATRLERNLFLTLQLLEFNIPMVVALNQMDAAKEMGIEIDIEKLSEILGVPVVPTIATKGFGLEGAVFAAIDEKLSIEGRHRVHYDNHILRAIEKLDEDFPEIGYGIKVRALERDEEFVKLSCRPHDADLLLITSESITDDIEKAHGMSISDTIVRDLYGEAGYIVDSVTTQVEHKVTFKERIDSVLTSEYVGITGLVAALLLTFFVVFTVGGFLEEGIVSLFETFLISPAESLLASSHPVIRNVIIYSLLGVEAGFAIAIPYIAVFYVILSLFEDSGYLTRASFLLDNWTHKVGLHGRAIIPLILGMGCNVPAIMSTRTLNTVREKRIASVLIALTPCSARTVIIIGLVGTFVGYWAAISIYVLELVIIFATGWVLGKGLPGERTGLIMEMAPLRKPDRRATFQKTWLRVREFMYVAFPLLVAGSALLGLIDSLGVLDVFQNAVEPVSVGLLGLPAFAATALIFGILRKEMALQILAVLAGTANFALVLTPLQMYSFAVITTIYIPCVATIAILKNELGWKDTTLISLFTITLAFTIGALINMIGMNL; this is translated from the coding sequence GTGGAAACGACAGAATTTAATGATGGCCCTGTTGCGAATGTTCGTAAGACGAGGCCGCCTGATTTTGACATGACCATAGCTTTTGTGGGCAATCCCAGTGTCGGTAAAAGCGCATTCTTTTCCCGGCTCACTGGCGTGGGAGTTGTAGTGGCGAACTATCCCGGAACTACTGTGGAACTTACACACGGCAGTGTCAATGTAGGTTCTAAGAAGCTTGATGTTGTCGATCTTCCTGGCATATATTCTCTGGGCGCATCAACTGAGGATGAGAAAGTTTCAAAACGCTATCTTTTGCGTGAATATCCGGATGCTATCATAAATGTGGTCGATGCTACACGTCTTGAACGCAACCTTTTCCTTACACTGCAATTGCTTGAGTTTAACATACCTATGGTGGTAGCACTTAATCAGATGGATGCTGCAAAGGAAATGGGCATCGAGATCGATATTGAAAAGCTTTCCGAGATCCTCGGGGTGCCTGTGGTACCTACCATCGCTACCAAAGGCTTCGGGCTGGAAGGTGCTGTTTTTGCAGCCATCGATGAGAAGCTTTCCATTGAGGGTAGACATAGGGTACATTACGATAATCATATTCTTCGCGCGATTGAGAAACTCGATGAGGATTTTCCAGAGATCGGGTATGGTATCAAGGTCAGAGCACTTGAAAGGGATGAAGAGTTCGTTAAATTGAGCTGTCGTCCTCACGATGCCGACCTTTTATTAATTACATCCGAATCCATTACCGATGATATCGAAAAAGCACATGGCATGTCTATTTCGGATACTATCGTGCGCGACCTTTACGGTGAGGCAGGTTATATCGTTGACAGTGTGACAACTCAGGTCGAACATAAGGTCACATTTAAAGAACGGATCGATTCGGTACTAACTTCGGAATATGTGGGAATTACCGGACTTGTTGCTGCACTGCTCTTGACTTTCTTTGTAGTTTTTACTGTGGGCGGTTTTCTTGAAGAGGGCATAGTTTCCCTGTTCGAGACCTTTCTTATCTCCCCGGCAGAAAGTCTGCTTGCAAGTTCACACCCTGTTATCAGGAACGTCATCATCTATTCTCTTCTGGGGGTCGAGGCAGGGTTTGCCATCGCTATTCCCTACATTGCGGTTTTCTACGTGATATTGTCACTATTCGAGGATTCCGGTTATCTGACAAGGGCATCCTTTCTGCTCGATAACTGGACTCATAAAGTCGGGCTTCATGGTCGGGCTATCATCCCTCTTATACTAGGTATGGGCTGTAATGTCCCGGCAATAATGTCTACGCGCACTCTGAATACGGTACGTGAGAAAAGGATAGCATCTGTGCTGATCGCACTGACACCATGCTCCGCAAGGACTGTGATAATTATTGGACTTGTGGGGACCTTTGTGGGATATTGGGCAGCTATTTCCATCTACGTACTGGAACTTGTGATCATCTTTGCTACCGGCTGGGTGCTCGGGAAAGGGCTTCCGGGAGAAAGGACTGGTCTTATAATGGAAATGGCTCCGTTACGAAAACCAGATAGGAGAGCTACTTTTCAGAAGACCTGGTTGCGTGTGCGTGAGTTCATGTATGTTGCATTTCCGTTATTAGTAGCAGGAAGTGCATTGCTTGGTCTGATAGATTCTCTTGGTGTCCTGGATGTGTTCCAGAATGCAGTGGAGCCGGTATCTGTGGGACTTTTGGGTTTGCCGGCATTCGCAGCAACTGCACTTATCTTTGGTATCCTCAGGAAAGAAATGGCATTGCAGATACTGGCTGTGCTTGCTGGAACTGCAAATTTTGCCTTGGTACTCACACCTTTGCAGATGTACTCTTTCGCGGTCATAACAACCATCTATATCCCATGTGTTGCAACCATTGCAATACTAAAGAATGAGCTTGGATGGAAAGACACCACTTTGATATCTCTTTTCACTATCACTCTTGCATTTACGATCGGTGCACTGATCAATATGATCGGAATGAATCTCTAA
- a CDS encoding C15orf41 family protein codes for MENETYLQIYHLVNRPEDIDTLSLEFGESVGVIAAILNQKIVSKVKRKMGLLQKRGKNFRYLWEKGMDINTLATNNDVPATLMASVIIRELGYSKKHVLKNLDTLDDRRLASEIEEATSSDHFFSPKAHALQVVKGQMGEDIISKWLDHHQLGYSTEEDLRAMGMQKTPDFFLDKPLYVDDTEVGWIESKAMFGDEREHSHYYKKQFQHYEREYGTGMVIYWYGHIDTLEFEGNLIRDHNFYTDLNEEIDDEINELLSSTL; via the coding sequence ATGGAAAATGAGACATACCTCCAAATATACCATCTGGTAAATCGCCCCGAAGATATCGACACTTTATCCCTCGAATTTGGAGAATCCGTTGGAGTAATCGCCGCAATTCTTAATCAAAAAATTGTCTCAAAGGTCAAAAGGAAGATGGGACTACTTCAGAAAAGGGGGAAGAACTTCCGATATCTCTGGGAAAAAGGTATGGACATCAATACGTTGGCAACGAACAATGATGTACCAGCTACTTTGATGGCAAGTGTGATCATCAGGGAATTGGGATATTCTAAAAAACATGTTCTAAAAAATCTGGATACACTTGATGACAGGAGACTTGCATCTGAAATTGAGGAGGCGACCAGTTCGGACCATTTTTTCTCCCCAAAGGCACATGCTTTGCAGGTTGTAAAGGGGCAGATGGGGGAAGATATCATTAGTAAATGGCTTGACCATCACCAGTTAGGTTATAGCACTGAAGAAGACCTGAGGGCAATGGGAATGCAAAAGACACCTGATTTTTTCCTGGACAAACCACTCTATGTCGATGATACCGAAGTTGGATGGATAGAAAGTAAAGCAATGTTTGGAGATGAAAGGGAGCATTCCCACTATTACAAGAAGCAGTTCCAGCATTACGAGAGGGAGTATGGCACAGGGATGGTAATATACTGGTACGGCCACATTGACACCCTCGAATTTGAGGGCAACCTTATACGTGACCACAACTTTTACACGGACCTAAACGAAGAAATCGATGACGAAATAAATGAACTTCTGAGCTCAACCCTTTGA
- a CDS encoding endonuclease III domain-containing protein, giving the protein MKNERIHDIYKVLLEKIGHLQWWPAETPFEVVIGAILTQQTKWTNVEKAIEGLKRYDLIEPEKLARADLELIEKIIRCCGFYRQKAKRLKDIAGFFAREGIDDVLSMPTTELRNLMLSLRGVGNETADSIVLYAANKPKFVIDAYTTRMMKCIGIEGNYLQLQEMFERDLPEDVSLYKEYHALIVEYAKSYCGKKQCENCILING; this is encoded by the coding sequence ATGAAAAACGAACGTATCCATGATATCTATAAGGTTCTCCTCGAAAAGATAGGACATCTTCAATGGTGGCCTGCAGAGACTCCTTTTGAAGTTGTGATAGGTGCAATACTGACACAGCAGACAAAATGGACCAATGTCGAAAAGGCCATAGAAGGTCTGAAAAGATATGATCTGATAGAACCTGAAAAGCTTGCGAGAGCTGACTTGGAACTTATTGAAAAGATAATCAGATGTTGCGGTTTTTATCGACAGAAAGCAAAGCGTCTGAAAGATATTGCAGGCTTCTTTGCCAGAGAAGGAATAGATGATGTTCTTTCCATGCCGACAACAGAATTGCGCAACCTCATGCTTTCACTTAGGGGAGTGGGAAATGAGACTGCCGATAGCATTGTCCTTTATGCTGCGAATAAACCGAAGTTCGTGATAGATGCTTATACAACACGTATGATGAAATGTATCGGTATTGAAGGTAATTATCTACAACTTCAGGAGATGTTTGAAAGAGATCTTCCTGAAGATGTGTCACTATATAAAGAATATCACGCATTGATAGTAGAATATGCTAAGAGCTACTGCGGAAAGAAACAGTGCGAGAATTGCATTCTGATCAACGGATGA
- a CDS encoding ribose-phosphate diphosphokinase, producing MKIIAGPASQLLASRVARELNMEPTLCEFNRFPDGEVYTRILEDIVDDVTIIQSTPTDADLVSLLQLIDACEDAPTITVVIPYMGYARQDKAFRSGESISARAIARTIHADRVITVNIHEKSVLEHFNADSFDLDASHLIGNYIRSLGLEDPLIIAPDKGAITLAESAAADVGIEYDYLEKTRHSGDTVTIKTKNIDVTGKEIILIDDMIATGGTMAESIKLLRSQGAKDVYIACVHPVLTKNGVLRLYNAGVHEIIASDTLEKAHSHISVAPLIADFLKNL from the coding sequence TTGAAGATCATAGCAGGACCTGCATCACAGTTACTTGCGTCACGTGTGGCAAGAGAACTAAATATGGAACCAACCCTTTGCGAATTCAACCGTTTTCCTGACGGAGAGGTCTATACAAGGATACTCGAAGATATTGTCGATGATGTGACCATTATACAGAGCACACCCACCGACGCAGACCTTGTATCCCTGTTACAGCTTATCGATGCCTGCGAGGATGCGCCCACGATCACAGTGGTCATACCTTACATGGGTTATGCAAGACAGGATAAGGCGTTCAGATCTGGAGAATCTATCAGTGCACGTGCAATTGCACGGACCATCCATGCTGACAGGGTCATCACGGTCAATATTCATGAGAAGAGCGTGCTCGAACACTTCAATGCGGATTCTTTTGACCTTGACGCATCCCATTTGATAGGGAATTATATCAGATCACTGGGTCTGGAAGACCCCCTTATCATCGCGCCTGACAAAGGAGCTATCACCCTTGCAGAAAGTGCCGCAGCAGATGTGGGGATCGAGTACGATTACCTTGAGAAGACCAGACATTCCGGGGACACTGTCACCATCAAGACGAAGAACATCGATGTCACGGGGAAAGAGATCATTCTCATCGATGACATGATCGCTACGGGAGGCACTATGGCAGAATCTATAAAGCTGCTTCGTAGCCAGGGCGCTAAAGATGTTTACATTGCATGCGTACATCCTGTACTTACCAAGAATGGGGTATTAAGGCTTTACAATGCAGGCGTCCATGAGATAATAGCATCGGACACACTCGAAAAAGCACATAGTCATATTAGTGTTGCTCCCCTTATTGCCGATTTCCTGAAGAACCTCTGA
- the moaC gene encoding cyclic pyranopterin monophosphate synthase MoaC, with amino-acid sequence MQEFSHIKDDRAYMVDISNKDTVVRYATASGKIKLHDETVEKIRSGDVEKGNVLATARTAAILAVKRTPDLIPMCHQIPITSVDVEFEIGKSDVTANVEVKSVGRTGVEMEALTGVSVALLTIWDMVKSAEKDNTGNYPSTAIENIHVIRKVKETITNQ; translated from the coding sequence ATGCAGGAATTCAGCCACATTAAAGATGACCGTGCTTACATGGTCGACATCAGTAACAAAGACACGGTTGTCAGGTATGCGACAGCTTCCGGAAAAATAAAACTTCACGACGAAACTGTCGAGAAGATACGCAGCGGAGATGTGGAAAAGGGAAATGTCCTTGCCACAGCGAGGACCGCTGCCATACTTGCAGTAAAGAGAACGCCGGACCTGATTCCGATGTGTCACCAGATACCTATCACCTCTGTGGACGTGGAATTTGAGATCGGTAAAAGTGATGTTACTGCTAACGTTGAAGTAAAATCTGTGGGTAGAACGGGTGTTGAAATGGAAGCACTTACCGGAGTATCGGTTGCACTTCTTACGATATGGGACATGGTAAAATCTGCTGAAAAGGATAATACAGGCAATTACCCATCAACTGCCATTGAGAACATCCATGTTATAAGAAAAGTAAAAGAGACAATTACAAACCAATGA
- a CDS encoding bifunctional ADP-dependent NAD(P)H-hydrate dehydratase/NAD(P)H-hydrate epimerase encodes MKGIKSSRMKAIDENCEHLGLKGLQLMENAGAAIAHEVRERVQKGNVLIVAGRGNNGGDAFVAARHLAYDPAITINIALIGSASQIRSEDAINNYGLLEHCRINALIEITDPQKLKEMGWLDNADIIVDALLGTGITGKLKETEATIIDLINDSNVPVIAVDVPSGFDPDGGEFERSVRADVTLTFHRMKKGLVSGHAKEYTSEVKVINIGVCEDAEKYVGEGDINAFRTRHGDSHKGQHGKILIIGGGPYSGAPALTAMAALRAGADIVTVAAPANVADIIASFSPNIIVKALSSNILCKEDMGTITKLIESHDVVVIGMGLGRAEQTKDTVSKIIPLCTKVVADADALYGIDLPVPKGIEMIITPHAGEYNALGGNGKEDTLEFSKRNNVTILLKGREDHISNGKRIAINRNGNPGMTVGGTGDVLAGIAGALFATACKMDAACGAAYINGAAGDLAFERMGSGLLATDIIDMITEVMK; translated from the coding sequence ATGAAGGGTATCAAATCTTCAAGGATGAAGGCAATCGATGAGAATTGTGAGCACTTGGGACTTAAAGGGCTTCAGCTTATGGAAAATGCCGGAGCTGCCATTGCCCATGAAGTGAGAGAACGTGTTCAAAAAGGAAATGTACTCATCGTTGCAGGGCGAGGAAACAACGGAGGAGATGCTTTCGTTGCTGCCAGACATCTGGCATATGATCCTGCAATTACGATCAATATTGCCCTCATTGGATCAGCTTCACAAATAAGGAGTGAGGATGCAATCAATAATTATGGTCTCCTGGAGCATTGCAGAATTAATGCCCTCATTGAAATAACAGACCCCCAAAAACTTAAAGAAATGGGATGGCTCGACAATGCAGACATAATAGTGGACGCATTGCTGGGGACAGGCATCACCGGAAAATTAAAGGAAACTGAAGCAACGATAATAGACCTTATCAACGATTCAAATGTCCCCGTGATTGCTGTTGATGTTCCTTCCGGATTCGATCCCGATGGAGGAGAATTTGAGAGGTCGGTCCGTGCTGATGTAACTCTCACTTTTCACAGAATGAAAAAGGGACTGGTATCAGGCCATGCCAAAGAATACACCTCCGAGGTCAAGGTGATCAACATCGGGGTTTGTGAAGATGCTGAGAAATACGTTGGGGAGGGGGATATCAATGCATTCCGAACAAGACACGGGGACAGCCACAAAGGGCAACATGGAAAAATACTCATTATCGGAGGAGGGCCTTACTCCGGAGCTCCGGCACTCACTGCCATGGCAGCATTGCGAGCAGGCGCAGATATCGTGACAGTGGCAGCCCCGGCAAATGTCGCAGACATAATAGCTTCATTCTCACCGAACATCATTGTGAAAGCACTTTCTTCCAACATACTGTGTAAGGAGGACATGGGCACCATTACGAAACTCATAGAAAGCCATGACGTAGTGGTCATCGGGATGGGACTTGGAAGGGCGGAGCAGACAAAAGATACAGTTTCAAAGATAATTCCACTTTGTACAAAAGTGGTTGCCGATGCAGATGCCCTTTATGGGATAGACCTTCCCGTACCGAAAGGTATTGAGATGATCATCACGCCACACGCAGGAGAATATAATGCATTGGGCGGAAATGGTAAAGAGGATACCCTTGAGTTCTCAAAAAGGAACAATGTAACGATCCTGCTTAAAGGTAGAGAGGACCACATAAGCAACGGGAAAAGAATTGCTATCAATCGGAATGGTAATCCGGGAATGACCGTAGGTGGTACTGGAGATGTGCTTGCAGGAATTGCAGGCGCTCTTTTTGCAACTGCATGCAAGATGGATGCAGCATGTGGTGCAGCCTACATCAATGGGGCTGCAGGAGACCTTGCTTTTGAGAGAATGGGAAGCGGGTTGCTTGCAACAGATATTATTGACATGATCACAGAAGTTATGAAATAA